The following are encoded together in the Poseidonibacter lekithochrous genome:
- a CDS encoding sigma-70 family RNA polymerase sigma factor, with protein MKETISEIYETFRKPLLYFILKNVSNKNIAEDLLHEVFIKAYTNFDTLKEKEKIQSWLYMIARNTITDYFRKKQISSTEHTDLFFEENIDESVINELSCCLKTLIDKLPQNQKNVLEAVYFNEKSLIEYSEQKNIKLSTVKSHSKRAKEKLKKVFNECCSFQVNKNEEIVDYKYKDKSCICNQA; from the coding sequence ATGAAAGAAACAATTAGTGAAATATATGAAACCTTTAGAAAACCACTTTTATATTTTATATTAAAAAATGTATCTAATAAAAATATTGCAGAAGATTTATTACATGAAGTATTTATAAAAGCATATACAAATTTTGATACTTTAAAAGAGAAAGAAAAAATTCAATCATGGCTTTATATGATAGCTAGAAATACAATTACAGACTATTTTAGAAAAAAACAAATATCAAGTACAGAACATACTGATTTATTTTTTGAAGAGAATATAGACGAATCAGTAATAAATGAATTATCATGTTGTTTAAAAACATTAATAGATAAGTTACCTCAAAATCAAAAGAATGTATTAGAAGCTGTGTATTTTAATGAAAAAAGTCTAATTGAGTATTCAGAACAAAAAAATATAAAACTATCAACTGTAAAGTCACATTCAAAAAGAGCAAAAGAAAAATTAAAAAAAGTTTTTAATGAGTGTTGTTCTTTTCAAGTGAATAAAAATGAAGAGATAGTAGATTACAAATACAAGGATAAATCTTGTATTTGTAATCAAGCTTGA
- a CDS encoding methyl-accepting chemotaxis protein, whose product MNNLKLQNKILLILLLPIISIIVLSINSLYIKYEEKNSMTKTINYLEFVVNSNSFLVQLQKERSYSLNYISSYGNSFKDELKFQVQESDKYKKLYKEFTQNFNASNYDEKLVPKIEKVLKEIKQLKNIREQVLSSQIDEERTDKFYTNIIDTLLTFSDDLVAFSNNGKISKYSESLISLINTSEKAYKESTVVRNIFDLGRISSESYYLFSSLVASQDTYLSTFKKNASKEELKTYEKILTSNSTKEVEKLRKIVFLKNTKVQLLSHIKEVAGYGGLIHNFKNYVLRGDRKYLKKVEQLHTSLIRDIKKYSRIKNVTKKEKKLLKKIKRVFDSYLLTASELKAMIDKGSSVEEIDAYTSIDDSRAIKAINSLSKNIFGGDIKVWDKYSIQRIKQLENLQNQVTNNLLTLMENRTSQIQENFILLIAVIVVILTLIFVSLFFMTRKIVNAMMNFKEGLEYFFSYVSREKEYLNAMPINGSDEFALMTIDMNTQIVKIKDIIEQDKKVVIELSDVVQKVSNGFLEYKIHQSGATNEVESLRLIINDMINNTYNKVSNINKVLDGYATGNYSTRLKGEEKDGLYGDFGTLFSGSVLLGQSISQLVAMITNAGKELESNTLVLSKSSLDLSTSANQQASSLEETAASIEQITSNMKSSSNDVIKMLTISDELNSSAVSGNTLASKTSTSMDEINEKVKAISEAISVIDKIAFQTNILSLNAAVEAATAGEAGKGFAVVAQEVRNLAGRSAEAANTIKQLVEEASYKSNEGKSIANDMIKGYDNLSEKIIDTKDIIDSVSSAIKEQEEGMIQVNAAVNELDQMTQENAATSANIGNLSNEVANLSSRLIGITAKAKITDKYYDMVDDIDLIQQISRFKNNNIKVKKEYFGNLDSYNIVEVIKNEDTELGKWIIDCERENKVFVNSNEWKKLKERKSKFHNLMQEFMDLNARKANNDELKVLAKDIEYLTGDLFSSLNDIAVINTKLIRGQKA is encoded by the coding sequence CTACCAATCATTAGTATAATTGTTTTATCAATTAATTCACTATATATTAAATATGAAGAAAAAAACAGTATGACTAAAACTATTAACTATTTAGAATTTGTTGTAAATAGTAATAGTTTTTTAGTTCAATTACAAAAAGAGAGAAGTTACTCTCTTAATTATATATCTTCTTATGGAAACAGTTTTAAAGATGAACTAAAATTTCAGGTTCAAGAAAGTGATAAATATAAAAAACTTTATAAAGAATTCACTCAAAACTTTAATGCTAGTAATTATGATGAAAAACTTGTGCCAAAAATAGAGAAGGTTTTAAAAGAGATAAAACAATTAAAAAATATTAGAGAACAAGTCTTATCTTCTCAAATAGATGAAGAAAGAACAGATAAGTTTTATACAAATATAATTGATACTTTGTTGACTTTTTCAGATGATTTAGTTGCATTTTCTAATAATGGAAAGATTTCTAAATATTCAGAATCTTTAATATCATTAATAAATACTTCTGAAAAAGCTTATAAGGAATCAACAGTAGTTCGTAATATCTTTGATTTAGGAAGAATATCTAGTGAGAGTTATTATCTATTTAGTTCACTTGTTGCCTCACAAGATACATATCTTTCTACATTTAAGAAAAATGCATCAAAAGAAGAATTAAAAACATATGAAAAAATACTTACTTCAAACTCTACAAAAGAAGTAGAAAAACTTAGAAAAATAGTTTTTCTTAAAAATACTAAAGTACAGTTATTATCTCACATAAAAGAGGTTGCTGGATATGGTGGATTAATCCATAATTTTAAAAACTATGTTTTAAGAGGAGATAGAAAATATCTTAAAAAGGTAGAACAACTACATACTTCTTTAATTCGTGATATCAAAAAATATTCTAGAATTAAAAATGTAACAAAAAAAGAGAAAAAACTACTAAAGAAAATAAAAAGAGTATTTGATTCATATTTACTTACAGCGTCTGAATTAAAAGCTATGATTGATAAAGGCTCAAGTGTTGAAGAGATAGATGCATATACTTCAATAGATGACTCAAGAGCAATTAAAGCAATAAATAGTTTAAGTAAAAATATCTTTGGTGGAGATATTAAAGTATGGGATAAGTATTCTATACAAAGAATTAAACAATTAGAAAATTTACAAAATCAAGTAACTAATAACTTGTTAACTCTAATGGAGAATAGAACATCACAAATTCAAGAGAACTTTATTTTATTAATAGCTGTTATTGTTGTAATTTTAACTCTTATTTTTGTTTCGCTATTTTTTATGACTAGAAAAATTGTAAATGCGATGATGAACTTCAAAGAAGGTTTAGAATATTTCTTCTCTTATGTAAGTAGAGAAAAAGAGTATTTAAATGCAATGCCTATTAATGGTAGTGATGAGTTTGCTTTAATGACAATAGATATGAATACTCAAATTGTAAAAATTAAAGATATTATTGAGCAAGATAAAAAAGTTGTAATTGAATTAAGTGATGTGGTTCAAAAAGTATCTAATGGTTTTTTAGAGTACAAAATTCATCAAAGTGGTGCTACAAATGAAGTAGAATCACTAAGACTTATTATTAATGACATGATTAATAATACATATAATAAAGTAAGTAATATTAATAAAGTACTAGATGGTTATGCTACTGGTAATTATAGTACAAGATTAAAAGGGGAAGAAAAAGATGGTTTATACGGAGATTTTGGAACACTATTCTCAGGTTCAGTATTATTAGGACAATCTATTTCACAACTTGTGGCAATGATTACTAATGCTGGAAAAGAGTTAGAGTCTAATACTTTAGTATTAAGTAAATCTTCTCTTGATTTATCTACTAGTGCAAATCAACAAGCTTCATCACTAGAAGAAACAGCTGCTTCAATTGAACAAATCACAAGTAATATGAAATCAAGTTCTAATGATGTTATTAAGATGTTAACAATTTCAGATGAATTAAACTCTTCTGCTGTAAGTGGGAATACTTTAGCTAGTAAAACATCTACTTCTATGGATGAGATTAATGAAAAAGTAAAAGCAATTAGTGAAGCAATTTCTGTAATTGATAAAATTGCATTCCAAACAAATATTCTATCATTAAACGCAGCAGTAGAAGCAGCAACAGCAGGGGAAGCAGGAAAAGGTTTTGCCGTTGTTGCCCAAGAAGTAAGAAACCTTGCAGGAAGATCAGCAGAGGCTGCTAATACTATTAAACAATTAGTTGAAGAGGCTAGTTATAAATCAAATGAAGGTAAGAGTATTGCAAATGATATGATCAAAGGTTATGATAACTTATCTGAAAAAATTATTGATACAAAAGATATTATAGATAGTGTAAGTTCTGCTATTAAAGAACAAGAAGAGGGTATGATTCAAGTAAATGCTGCTGTTAATGAATTAGATCAAATGACACAAGAAAATGCAGCAACTTCTGCTAATATAGGTAATTTATCAAATGAAGTTGCAAATCTTTCATCTAGACTTATTGGAATTACTGCAAAAGCAAAAATTACAGATAAATATTATGATATGGTTGATGATATTGATTTAATTCAACAAATATCAAGATTTAAAAACAATAATATAAAAGTGAAAAAAGAGTATTTTGGAAATTTAGATTCATATAATATAGTAGAAGTTATAAAAAATGAAGATACAGAATTAGGAAAATGGATAATTGATTGTGAAAGAGAAAATAAAGTTTTTGTTAATTCAAATGAATGGAAAAAATTAAAAGAGAGAAAAAGTAAATTCCATAATTTAATGCAAGAGTTTATGGATTTAAATGCAAGAAAAGCAAATAATGATGAGTTAAAAGTGTTAGCAAAAGATATTGAATATTTAACTGGAGATTTATTCAGTTCTTTAAATGATATAGCAGTAATAAACACAAAACTAATTAGAGGTCAAAAAGCATAA
- a CDS encoding DUF5718 family protein: protein MLLEDLKDYLGFAVAGNFANHLGEAGEADEFAVIETKEKDAPKGMFPFYIKNHESFLGTYPVCDEIIYTHGREDENLQVEAEVALICDFVYENEKVIDIVPKYFSAFNDCSIRIQDGNKLSTKKNWGINTKGISQDIIEIDNFTEDGILSKYHISSFIKRDGIVHDYGTTSSVKSYSYFFNQLKDWMIDKLNTQEDCGPLEELTQFMGQAKDSNGILIAAGATAYTDFGKKNFLQKGDEIFVYVYNAHAHSFQDIMNDMCGMDTFLSQCSKLHQTVQ, encoded by the coding sequence ATGTTATTAGAAGACTTAAAAGATTATTTAGGCTTTGCAGTTGCAGGAAACTTTGCTAATCACCTAGGGGAAGCTGGTGAGGCAGATGAGTTCGCTGTAATTGAAACAAAAGAAAAAGATGCACCAAAAGGAATGTTCCCTTTTTATATTAAAAACCATGAGAGTTTTTTAGGAACATATCCAGTTTGTGATGAAATTATATATACACATGGTAGAGAAGATGAAAACCTTCAAGTAGAAGCTGAAGTAGCTTTGATTTGTGATTTCGTATATGAAAATGAAAAAGTTATTGATATTGTTCCAAAATATTTTTCAGCCTTTAATGACTGTTCAATTAGAATTCAAGATGGAAATAAACTAAGTACAAAAAAGAATTGGGGAATAAATACAAAAGGTATTTCACAAGATATTATTGAAATTGATAACTTTACTGAAGATGGTATTTTAAGTAAATATCATATTTCTTCTTTTATTAAAAGAGACGGAATAGTACATGATTATGGTACTACCTCATCAGTTAAATCATACTCATATTTTTTCAATCAATTAAAAGATTGGATGATTGATAAACTAAATACACAAGAAGATTGTGGACCTCTAGAAGAGCTAACTCAATTTATGGGTCAAGCAAAAGATTCAAATGGAATACTGATTGCAGCAGGAGCAACAGCATATACTGATTTTGGAAAGAAAAACTTCTTACAAAAAGGCGATGAAATATTCGTATATGTATATAATGCCCATGCACACTCTTTCCAAGATATTATGAATGATATGTGTGGAATGGATACTTTCCTTTCACAGTGCTCAAAACTACATCAAACAGTTCAATAA